Part of the Salmo trutta chromosome 2, fSalTru1.1, whole genome shotgun sequence genome, TATAGAAGATGTTGGATCTTTTTTCAGGCTGCATGACGAGAATAACTTTCTCTTATATGGTAAAGATATTGCCATAGAAATGTCCTCATCAGCCACTGTACAGGTAGTGTGCAGTTCCAGTTACTTTTGTTCCAAAATGTTTActactgcatacattttcatgCGTTAATTTATGCTAGTTCACACATCTGCAAGGACGAAGGACAAATCTTCTCAGATAAATAATGATTAAGTAATTATTTTTGTTGTTACTTAAACCAACTGAAGGGCActgatactactgcactgttggagctaggcgcacaagcatttcactacacccgcaataacatctgataaatatgtgtatgtgaccaataacatttgattttaccCATTTCATTATTTATCTCCTTCCTAGCACCGTGAGTGAGCCATCAACCCTTCAACCTGAACCAAGAGAGTGTGTTTCTAAAAGGCACTGTAACTATTTGTGTCCAAACGCCAACACACCTTTGAGTGAGAAACAAAGAGACTATCAGCAGTGGTTATTATTGATGTGGGATTTTTACCTGGCAACAACTCCTTGATACCCATTGTAAATTACAACTTGGGGCTAGAGTTCAACTGCAGGCTCAAAATGACAGCTTGTAACAtttgacagacagacaccagaccAGACAATGACATGGAGGTGCGCACGTACATGGACTATCCCGTTGCGATTTATAGCAACGTCACAGAGCAGTTGAATGGCTCCTCAGCCACCTCATCTGGGCTGGCAGGAGAGGAACCTGACCCCCACCAGCATTACACCATCAGCGTCTTCCTCTCCTGCCTCTACACAATCTTCCTTTTCCCAGTGGGCTTCATCGGGAACGTCCTCATCCTGGCCGTCAACCTGAGCCACAAGGGCCGCATGACCGCCCCCGACCTTTACTTTGTCAACCTGGCGGCTGCCGACCTGGTCCTGGTGGCTGACTCCCTGATCGAGGTGTTCAACCTTAGCGAGCACTACTATGACATGGCTGCCCTGTGCACCTTCATGGCCCTGTTCCTGCAGGTCAACATGTACAGCAGCGTCTTCTTCCTGACCTGGATGAGCTTCGACCGGTTTGTGGTGCTGGCGGGCTCAATGAGTCTGGGCAGGAGCATGCCCCGGGCCCGTCTGACCTGCTGCCTGATCTGGGTGACCTCCGCCCTGTTCACCCTGCTGCCCTTCACCGTGGCCCAGGTGCAGCACGCCGGGGAGCTCCACTTCTGCTTCGCGAACGTATCCCAGATCCAGTGGCTGGAGGTTACGCTGGGCTTCCTGCTGCCCTTCTGCGTGCTGGGCCTCTGCTACTGGAGGATCGCCCTGGTTCTGGTGAGCGCTCAAAGGGAGCACAGTGGGCTGCAGCGGCGGCCACAGAAGCGGAAGGCTTTGAGGATGATTTCTGCGGCCGTGTTGGTGTTCTTCGCCTGCTGGTTACCGCAGAACATGTTTGTCAGCGTGCACCTGCTGAGAGGCGATGTGGATGGAACGCTGTGGCATGACTACCCTCTGACGGCCCACATGGTCAACCTGGCTGCCTTCTCCAACAGCTGCCTCAACCCCCTGGTCTACAGCTTCCTGGGGGAGACCTTCCAGGACAAGCTAAGGAGCTTCATCAAGGAAAACATCAGCTGGGCCAAGTTAGACAGCTCCTGCTGGAGTAGCTAGCCCCTCTGGCCTACCCACTGCAAGCTCCTGCCCCTGTCCCATACTTAAAAGTACCAGTCCCATCACACAACCTCTCCAAAGCTCCTGCTGCCTCTACAAACCAGCCATCCATCCT contains:
- the LOC115159614 gene encoding G-protein coupled estrogen receptor 1 isoform X2, whose protein sequence is MEVRTYMDYPVAIYSNVTEQLNGSSATSSGLAGEEPDPHQHYTISVFLSCLYTIFLFPVGFIGNVLILAVNLSHKGRMTAPDLYFVNLAAADLVLVADSLIEVFNLSEHYYDMAALCTFMALFLQVNMYSSVFFLTWMSFDRFVVLAGSMSLGRSMPRARLTCCLIWVTSALFTLLPFTVAQVQHAGELHFCFANVSQIQWLEVTLGFLLPFCVLGLCYWRIALVLVSAQREHSGLQRRPQKRKALRMISAAVLVFFACWLPQNMFVSVHLLRGDVDGTLWHDYPLTAHMVNLAAFSNSCLNPLVYSFLGETFQDKLRSFIKENISWAKLDSSCWSS